A single window of Montipora capricornis isolate CH-2021 chromosome 14, ASM3666992v2, whole genome shotgun sequence DNA harbors:
- the LOC138031873 gene encoding uncharacterized protein, whose product MGVVLDSNRMEARLPEDKLARIQQLLDSFTDRRSARLLDLQSLIGTLQFACRVVVPGRTFLQRIINLTRGVKNRFHHIRLNKEFSRDIQMWKVFIAQWNGRSFFLDSRVTSSPDLQLYTDAASTIGFGGFFNGKWFQGRWPPNLLINKTKGISIEWQELFPIVIACALWYPHFSGKRLQFWCDNQSVVAIINSGSTIQGTRSRCRPDPLHHPAFVHDPLKAEVLKYANWALSWNTNPTYTSGEKRFIQFCLMNRLATPTGDILPASEGTLIYFASFLAHTVRHGTIKTYLAAVRNLHIMSGYKDPLRGRLLLKKILRGILRYQGSPRIRRQPVTPGVLLAIRPILRSWLGPRDFSMIWAAFTLGFFAFLRCSEFTYPGVRSFSSKFNLTKDCVTFCPSLVCPQRLLVTLKSSKTDSFRAGQSLVIARCLSLLCPVSAMQQYFLLANPRSGPLFYFQSGRYLTRSSVTHLLRDSARSAGLPHESLKGHSFRIGAASAAAAAGLPDWLIKVLGRWSSDCYQLYIRTPESVLLSAAPKMARVSGDFL is encoded by the exons ATGGGCGTTGTACTGGACAGTAACCGCATGGAAGCGCGATTGCCTGAAGATAAGCTTGCGAGGATTCAGCAATTATTGGACTCTTTTACCGACCGCCGTTCTGCCCGCCTTTTAGATCTCCAATCCCTTATCGGGACTCTGCAATTCGCTTGCAGAGTAGTAGTCCCGGGTAGAACTTTCCTCCAGCGCATTATAAACCTCACCCGAGGGGTAAAGAATCGTTTTCATCATATCCGTTTGAACAAGGAATTTTCCAGGGATATTCAAATGTGGAAGGTATTCATCGCTCAATGGAACGGGCGATCCTTCTTCCTTGATTCCCGGGTCACCTCTTCCCCCGACCTGCAGCTCTATACTGATGCCGCTAGTACAATTGGGTTTGGTGGTTTTTTCAATGGTAAATGGTTCCAGGGTAGGTGGCCCCCTAATTTACTCATTAACAAGACCAAAGGGATAAGTATTGAATGGCAAGAACTCTTCCCTATTGTTATCGCCTGTGCACTGTGGTACCCGCATTTTTCCGGCAAACGTCTTCAGTTCTGGTGTGATAACCAGAGCGTTGTCGCTATCATTAACTCGG GTTCAACGATTCAGGGAACTCGCTCCCGGTGCCGACCAGACCCCCTGCACCATCCCGCCTTCGTTCATGACCCTCTGAAAGCTGAGGTCCTTAAGTATGCCAACTGGGCCTTGTCGTGGAACACCAACCCCACGTATACCTCTGGGGAGAAGcgttttattcagttttgtcTCATGAACCGCCTAGCCACTCCCACAGGTGACATCCTCCCAGCATCAGAGGGAACTCTTATCTATTTTGCTTCCTTTTTGGCCCATACAGTCCGCCATGGCACGATTAAGACTTATTTAGCTGCCGTTCGCAATCTCCACATTATGTCAGGCTACAAAGATCCCTTAAGGGGAAGACTCCTCCTAAAAAAGATATTAAGGGGAATTCTCCGCTATCAAGGGTCTCCTCGTATCCGCAGACAACCCGTCACCCCGGGCGTACTCTTAGCCATTCGCCCCATCTTACGTAGTTGGCTAGGACCAAGGGATTTCTCCATGATATGGGCTGCCTTTACCCTTGGCTTTTTCGCCTTTCTTAGGTGTAGCGAGTTTACCTATCCGGGGGTGCGCAGTTTTAGTTCTAAGTTTAATCTTACCAAGGACTGCGTTACATTTTGTCCCAGTCTGGTCTGCCCACAGCGCTTGCTTGTTACACTCAAGTCTTCTAAAACGGATAGTTTTAGGGCAGGGCAATCCCTCGTCATTGCCCGTTGCCTTTCTTTGTTGTGCCCTGTCTCCGCAATGCAGCAATACTTTCTCCTCGCCAACCCACGTTCGGGGCCATTGTTCTATTTCCAGTCGGGTCGTTACCTCACACGGTCGTCCGTCACTCATTTACTTCGGGACTCTGCTAGAAGCGCGGGCCTCCCGCATGAGAGCCTTAAGGGTCACAGCTTTCGCATAGGGGCGGCGTCTGCCGCCGCCGCTGCGGGCCTACCAGACTGGTTAATTAAGGTGTTAGGTCGCTGGTCGTCAGATTGTTACCAGCTTTATATTCGCACTCCGGAATCGGTGTTACTTTCTGCTGCTCCAAAAATGGCCCGTGTATCGGGCGATTTTCTTTAG